The Helianthus annuus cultivar XRQ/B chromosome 16, HanXRQr2.0-SUNRISE, whole genome shotgun sequence genome includes a window with the following:
- the LOC110920411 gene encoding uncharacterized mitochondrial protein AtMg00810-like has protein sequence MGFRHTVFPDYVCRLKKSLYGLKQAPHAWYQRFTDYVLTLGFRQSKCDASLFTLHDGATVAYLLLYVDDILLVTSTDQLRHQLMARLANEFAMKDLGLLSFFLGIAVTRQHDTMFLSQQSYALDIIARAGMQSCNPVTTPVDMQSKLSAHSGEDFHDPTLYRNLDGALQYLTFTRADISYAVQQICMHMHAPKIGHWNALKRIIRYIKGTPSYGLTLCPSANPSLLAYTDADWAGCPDTRRSTSVDCVYYSDNLISWSSKRQPTISRSSAEAEYRGVANVVAEICWLRNLLLELRRPLTRATLVYCDNVSTIYLSGNPVQHQRTKHIELDYSLCAGTSSTRLSTDSTCAFSTPNYRHFYQGTAAGFI, from the coding sequence ATGGGTTTTCGCCACACAGTTTTTCCCGATTACGTGTGTCGCTTGAAAAAGTCTTTATATGGGTTGAAACAGGCTCCGCACGCATGGTACCAAAGGTTTACTGATTACGTCTTGACGTTAGGGTTCCGACAAAGTAAATGTGATGCTTCGTTGTTCACTTTGCATGATGGTGCGACTGTTGCTTATTTACTtctatatgttgatgatattctCCTCGTCACCTCCACAGACCAGCTTCGACATCAATTGATGGCTCGCTTAGCCAACGAATTCGCCATGAAAGATCTCGGGCTGCTCAGTTTCTTTCTCGGGATCGCTGTCACTCGCCAACATGATACTATGTTTCTTTCTCAACAGTCATATGCCTTAGACATCATCGCTCGAGCTGGGATGCAGTCTTGCAATCCGGTCACTACACCTGTCGACATGCAATCTAAGCTCAGTGCTCACTCAGGTGAGGATTTTCATGACCCGACATTGTATCGCAATCTCGATGGGGCGTTACAGTATCTCACGTTTACACGGGCCGACATCAGTTACGCGGTACAACAGATTTGCATGCACATGCATGCGCCTAAAATAGGTCATTGGAATGCTTTAAAACGAATCATCCGATACATCAAAGGTACCCCATCTTATGGTCTTACACTATGTCCGTCTGCGAACCCATCTCTCTTAGCATACACCGATGCGGATTGGGCCGGTTGCCCAGACACTCGACGATCTACGAGCGTAGATTGTGTTTATTACAGTGATAACTTAATCTCATGGTCGTCTAAACGACAACCCACCATTTCTCGCTCTAGTGCCGAAGCTGAATACCGTGGTGTCGCTAACGTGGTTGCCGAAATCTGCTGGTTGCGCAACTTATTGCTTGAGCTTCGTCGTCCTCTCACTCGTGCCACGTTAGTCTACTGTGACAACGTTAGCACTATTTACTTGTCAGGTAATCCGGTACAACATCAGCGTACAAAACACATTGAACTCGACTATTCACTTTGTGCGGGAACAAGTTCAACGAGGTTAAGTACAGATTCTACATGTGCCTTCTCGACACCAAATTACCGACATTTTTACCAAGGGACTGCCGCGGGTTTTATTTGA
- the LOC110920410 gene encoding uncharacterized protein LOC110920410, with protein sequence MDAKLHPASTVTNIKSLIPITLEMDSGLYASWSELFRLHCRVFQMIQHLSPKPEAESSSSKATEKDKDTTTKPVDDSWDRLDAIVLLWIYATISSDLLHTILKPNATAHGAWVALENIFHDNKSSRAIHLLHKFSNTRLSGFPNVSAYCQQLKVLSDQLASAGSPVYNQSLVLQLISGLNEQYEGIATILQNQDPLPSFYDARSKLIMVESRKAEKALQASQTVATALTANSTRSADNSNGPGDYRTDGQYGGQGRGRGSRGRGRGGNCWGRGRGNQNNNAWQHQQWNTPLPWASQSWSTPPPWASQQWAAQAQQPWAAHPQQ encoded by the coding sequence ATGGACGCTAAGCTTCATCCTGCATCAACCGTTACAAACATCAAGAGTCTTATTCCCATAACCCTAGAGATGGACAGCGGCCTATACGCGTCATGGAGCGAACTCTTTCGCCTCCACTGTCGCGTGTTCCAAATGATCCAACATCTTTCTCCAAAGCCAGAAGCTGAGTCGTCTTCGTCAAAGGCGACCGAAAAAGACAAAGACACAACTACTAAACCTGTCGATGACTCGTGGGATCGGCTCGATGCTATCGTTTTGTTGTGGATTTATGCAACGATATCCAGTGATCTCTTACACACTATCTTGAAACCCAATGCTACTGCCCACGGAGCATGGGTGGCTCTCGAGAATATTTTTCATGACAACAAAAGTTCTCGGGCTATTCACCTCCTTCACAAGTTCTCCAACACTCGTCTTAGCGGCTTCCCGAACGTCTCTGCATACTGCCAACAGTTGAAAGTTCTCTCCGATCAACTTGCAAGTGCCGGTTCACCTGTTTATAACCAAAGTCTAGTCTTACAACTGATCAGCGGTTTAAACGAACAATATGAGGGGATCGCTACTATTTTGCAAAATCAAGATCCTCTCCCCAGTTTCTATGATGCACGATCCAAACTTATTATGGTGGAATCTCGCAAAGCCGAAAAAGCACTACAAGCATCTCAGACAGTCGCTACCGCGCTCACCGCCAACTCCACTCGGTCCGCCGACAATAGCAATGGTCCGGGCGACTACCGCACGGATGGTCAATATGGTGGCCAAGGTCGTGGTCGTGGTTCGCGTGGTCGAGGACGTGGTGGGAACTGTTGGGGTCGCGGCCGTGGAAACCAAAACAATAATGCATGGCAACATCAACAGTGGAATACTCCTCTTCCTTGGGCTTCACAGTCGTGGTCTACTCCCCCTCCATGGGCCTCTCAACAGTGGGCCGCCCAAGCCCAGCAGCCATGGGCCGCTCATCCGCAACAATAG
- the LOC110915604 gene encoding protein REVEILLE 1, producing the protein MVCESMAEDLSEGSATNTVKNDQFMSADDYAPKVRKPYTITKQRERWSEEEHKKFIEALKLHGRAWRRIEEHVGTKTAVQIRSHAQKFFSKVVRESTSGDASEVKPIEIPPPRPKRKPMHPYPRKLSAPIKTGGQHERSTSPNSSGSDQEHQSPTSVLSAGGSNIFGQGDLNSPNTGSSPVSSANGVKADLPLDENESSPSTKVESCGEEKEKEKEKESSPDTGSTQSLKLFGKTVVVTDTHRPSSPNDVCEGNVVNMIPQNLMPVGSLPCGAPVYYMQFLDENSQSSTPMAPWWGPYGAVSYPVVQPVKPTNQNGSEMQNEESLTGSNTSDNESGVKEGKKPFLLVASERSAFTKQHRGDRNNNGKKKDTSIKGFVPYKRCLEQSSNSSCEEREEQRVRLCL; encoded by the exons ATGGTGTGTGAAAGCATGGCTGAG GATCTTAGTGAAGGATCAGCGACGAATACGGTTAAGAACGACCAGTTTATGTCGGCTGATGATTACGCGCCCAAG GTTAGAAAACCGTACACGATCACAAAACAAAGGGAAAGGTGGAGTGAAGAAGAACACAAGAAGTTTATTGAAGCTTTAAAGCTTCACGGACGCGCTTGGCGTCGAATTGAAG AACATGTGGGCACCAAAACTGCGGTTCAAATTAGAAGTCATGCCCAGAAATTTTTCTCTAAG GTTGTTCGTGAATCGACTAGTGGTGATGCGAGTGAGGTGAAACCTATTGAGATTCCACCTCCTAGACCGAAAAGGAAACCGATGCACCCTTACCCTCGTAAGCTTTCGGCTCCAATCAAAACTGGAGGTCAACATGAGAGGTCAACTTCACCGAATTCATCAGGGTCAGATCAAGAACACCAGTCCCCTACTTCGGTTTTGTCAGCAGGCGGTTCAAACATATTCGGGCAGGGTGATTTAAACTCACCAAACACAGGTTCCTCCCCTGTTTCATCTGCTAATGGTGTGAAAGCTGATCTCCCACTTGATGAAAACGAATCATCACCTTCAACG AAAGTGGAATCTTGCggtgaagaaaaagaaaaggaaaaagaaaaagaaagttcaCCCGATACGGGATCCACCCAAAGTTTGAAGCTGTTTGGGAAGACGGTGGTGGTAACAGATACCCACCGACCATCTTCACCGAATGATGTGTGTGAGGGCAATGTCGTAAATATGATTCCACAAAACTTGATGCCAGTTGGTTCTTTACCATGTGGGGCACCTGTGTACTACATGCAGTTTCTTGATGAGAACTCGCAATCTTCCACACCCATGGCACCTTGGTGGGGCCCTTATGGTGCGGTATCTTACCCTGTTGTTCAACCGGTCAAACCCACAAATCAAAACGGTTCAGAAATGCAAAACGAGGAGTCGTTAACAGGCTCAAACACAAGTGACAATGAGAGTGGAGTGAAAGAGGGAAAAAAGCCGTTTTTGCTGGTAGCAAGTGAAAGATCAGCGTTTACAAAGCAACATAGAGGCGACAGAAACAACAACGGGAAGAAAAAAGACACGTCTATAAAGGGTTTCGTACCGTATAAGCGATGTTTAGAGCAGAGCAGTAATTCAAGTTGTGAAGAGAGAGAGGAGCAGAGAGTAAGACTTTGCTTGTAG